GAGATAAAGAGAAGGATATAAAGATAGCTATATTACTACATGCACatataacaaaattatCCGTTCGTGTACTTGGAtttgataattataatgagGGATTGTCATCTTTTGGTTATATTCCGTTAAGAAGATGgacaaatattataataacattgAATAAGAAAGAgatagtaatatatataaatggaATTTTTGATAATTCAGTGTCCTTAAAAAGTAAAGTTGTTGAAAAAGCAGGTGATTTAACCGTtggaaaaaatatgaattattCAGGATTTAATGGATATTTAgatgaattatatttttacaataGAAGTTTATCAATATCAGAAATAAAATCATTTTCATTACCAAGTGTGACTGGAATATATGACACAGATTACGTATATGTAGgaaattataaatgtaattataatacagctattaatagtaatatttgtaaaaaaaattataggTTATGTACAttaaatgatttatataatggAGGAGCTATTCACTATGCCAGGATAAATGGCATCCTCATGGAAAAATCAAACTTATGGACCTTGGATATATCAGAAACGTCATTtgaaaaagatgaaaagAGAATTGCTTTATGTTGTAAAACATATGAAGAGTGAACAagaatgaatatattattctaaAATGATAgtttatatgtacataaataaatacatacatatatatatatatattacaaattatatatacgAATACCAAACTgataattaaatttttattttttttaagacaaattgtaaaataacacataaatcatatatattgaatacaatatatatatatgaaaatataNNNNNNNNNNNNNNNNNNNNNNNNNNNNNNNNNNNNNNNNNNNNNNNNNNNNNNNNNNNNNNNNNNNNNNNNNNNNNNNNNNNNNNNNNNNNNNNNNNNNTGTTgatatagataaaaataatattaaaagaaaagcTGATTATATTGATGGGACATTTGAAGGATTAActaaaagaaatatttcTAATAGTAATATTGTTTCCACAAATTTACTAGATAAGAAACAACAAAAAGATCatgataaaattaatatgatgaataatatttcagatctaaaaaaaa
The window above is part of the Plasmodium reichenowi strain SY57 chromosome 7, whole genome shotgun sequence genome. Proteins encoded here:
- a CDS encoding hypothetical protein (conserved Plasmodium protein, unknown function), producing MKMKKIIIFVLFYFITSKLCQFEKSLFNYLGEVSFIEPFEHLFEKCLEIPNTICLGGTGTIITPHSFHKGLIGKWTFDDMYALDYSSYNNHMHKYIRPGPGFNGHGYSGAFIGDVSGFVPSGDSLKTTEFTIVFWIYLLERSTSHFRNIISQIDKEKDIKIAILLHAHITKLSVRVLGFDNYNEGLSSFGYIPLRRWTNIIITLNKKEIVIYINGIFDNSVSLKSKVVEKAGDLTVGKNMNYSGFNGYLDELYFYNRSLSISEIKSFSLPSVTGIYDTDYVYVGNYKCNYNTAINSNICKKNYRLCTLNDLYNGGAIHYARINGILMEKSNLWTLDISETSFEKDEKRIALCCKTYEE